AAGAGATTAAAATGAGTGCTATCTCAAAtaggattataaaaattattctcatcataaccatcataaaaaaatattccatcattatccttaaaatttgaattaaattaaataaataaaataaatccgGATATGTGTTAGTGTAAACCATATTCGGATGAGCTTAAGCCAGAATCAGTCCAACAAAAACATCAAAATTCGGGGTTAcaagtatatatatttttttggtaccCTTTGAGCTATATAAGTTGCCGTCCGGTCCTTACAATTGCTTAATCCGGGGCTATCATTGAGGTGTTGCAGGTGGCAGGCGGGATCCCCGTTCCCCACCCACCCAGCCCCCTCCATCATGAGGAACAAAGCTTGTGGGAAGGAAAATGCCAGCAGTCAACCGTCCAAGAGACCAAACACTAAATTATTAAGTCAAAGATTTGGTGTTGAAAAAGGTTTACATGCAGACGAATGCGTGGAACCCAGTACGCGCTTACACCAAAAAGAACCCAGTACGCTCTTACGAGGCAGTTGATGGGCCATAGAGAATAAACTAATGAACCCAATGAGGTCTAGAGCCGCTTGTAAAAGAGATCAAAGCAAAGAATGCTGGAAAGGAACAACAGTGGCACACAGGAACAGATCAGAACTGTAGACTATGTCCAAAACGGGTTCATATATTGGCGTCAGAATCCTACTTAAAATTAGTCCGCCACATCTGTGACATCAGGTGACACGACAGAAATTTTTGTCATCCTCCTGTTAACAATTCTGTTTAATACGGCACGGCTCTTCTCATCCAGACACTTGAGGCAGGTGTAACGCTGCTCCAGGAAACAGCATCCGCATCGCAGTACGTTATTTATAGAatacttataaaaaatttattcaaatatttatattttttagataaatatttttaaataatatttaaataaaaaataaattttaatattttttatatgttcAAAAATGATTCGAaaatttgttatttattttttttttattatcaattttttagataaattactgagattcatccatatttttcataataccctttattatataaatattaatatatttaataatataatatattatattatatttattataataatataagatattaatattatattataatcatataataagataataaactatagtattatattattataataatatattatatgaaaataataaaaattattatttaataataatattatattatattatatataagatagtattatatattattattgttagattaaagatatattaaaaataaaaaaaattattttttcgattgatgaaaaaataatttattcatctcCCAAATCAAAAAGACTTTTTCTCTATTTCatcgataaatattatttattaaaaaataatttatctatctaaaaaaatatgaaaaaatagataaattgatcaataaaaaattcaACCACTTTCTCACGATATTTATCCTCCAAAGAACCGACTCTTAAAATTAAGCCAACCTGCTATCCTTCAATAAAGCAGCCTACAACATGGTATCGTATTCTATTCTCCCTCTATTTTAATTTGTTGATGCCATCTATTTCATGATGACTGATACTTTCGAGCcttccaccacctttctccaagCCCCCTTCTCAAGTCCTCCATGTCCCCCTCTTTCCACCTTTTGATTTATTACTTGGATAAGGTCCAATGGACCATGCCAAATTCCACCGTAGATAACAGGCCACGTTACTCATTATATTATCCGTTCATAAAATTCTTTATGCATCGTGGGTGGTGCAAAAAATCAGACATAGAGTGCACCATCTTATCCAATTAGTTCATATATATAGTCACTACTTTCCAACGCACATTTAATATCTATAGTTtctcttttcatttgaaaattttgaatgacaaaagtaCTCctgctttttgaaaaaaaattatgagatcttgcatcatattataatattctgtattaaacaaaattatagtattttgtggtatattatgacattctgtggcaTATTATGTCTTCGCGCgtataggaagtcataatatgGAAGGGGTATTTTTGTTCGACCACTTTCTAACTCGCATTTAATGCTTGCAGctttactttttcgtttgaaaatttggaatgatgaaaatgttcttgtcctttgaaaaaaattatgatatcctatgtatATTATGACATActgtggataaaaattatgactttctaaatccaagatgtcataatatggacataaaatgtcataattttttcaaagaacataaatattttcgtcattcaaaattttaaacgaaaaaataaatCTACAGACATTACATATACATTGAAAAATGATAACTACGTAGACCAATGAAATAAGACAGTGCGTTCCACGTCGGATTATCTACACCACCTACTGTGCACCAAGAATTTCTCTACCCGTCTAATTATTAATACGTTCCACTCTCCCCTACCACCACACTATTACAGCCATCagagactctctctctcttctcccatcCATACAAATTGTCGCGCTAAAGTAACCATTCGTTTTCTCCAAGCAAGCCAATGGCCGTCTCCTTTTCTAGTTCAATGTATACTTTGGCTGCTGTAATCTCTTCCATGACCACTGCCCTTGCCGGCAACTTCTACCAAGAGATGGATATCACTTGGGGCGACGGCCTCGCCCTTTCCCTCGACAAGGCCGTTGGCTCCTGCTTCCAATCCAAGAATGAatacctctttattttttttttttggtaaaaaaaaaaaatgaggcatTCAAGTTTGAGATGCAGACTTGTCCGTGGGAAGTCACACCGTACCATGTAAGTGATCGCCATCTTAGCGTCCATGTCTTCCTCTTTCTATGATTTTGGCCATGTTTCGTTGTAACCGAGACTTTCGCATGCATCTGATTCACATAACGCGTGATGAGATCGACTTTGAATTCCTCGGTAACCTCGATGGGGATCCATGCATCCTCCGTACCAACGTGTTCACCCAATCACCTATGGTTTGATCCAACGAAGGACTTCTGTAGCTACTCCATCCTCAAGAATCCACAACCAATCATGTAACTAAGACCACCTAGAAGTTCATTTTCTGACAGCTAATGAGTTGATTCATGCATGCAGCTATCTTCACAGGGACCCATCGATCCATGATGAAATCGACTTCTGAGTTCCTTGGAATCCTCGGTGGGGACCCTTGCCCGCTCCATATTAATGTCTTCACCCAGGGCGAGGGGAACAAAGAGCAGCGATTCCACCTCTGGTTCGATCCCTGCAGAAATTTTCACACCTTTTCCGTTCTCGGGAACCCCAAGCATGTCATGCGAGAGTCCTCTAACAATATATACGCAAATGCTTAACATGTCTTGCAAACCTtccacctatatatatatatatgatgatcTATTCTgtcctttctgatggtgatcaaaaCCGGGTGATGAGGAACGGGCTGGTGAGAACCGACAGGAGCCAAGTCCTCTTCATGTTTTTGGTTCTCGGATGCATCTAGCTGTGGGTCAACAAAATCTTTGTCCAGTTCCTGGCCTGGTTGAATTAAGACCTGGACTCGACCAGCCGAGACAAGATTTGATGGGTGCAGAGGAACTACTTGATTTACAACTACCGCGCAGATCGGCGATTCCCTCTGAGCTAACTAGTCGAGTGCTCCATTGCTTGGAAATAGACGGAGAAAAACCAATTTTGAGCATGCTTCTCCATTAAATCTTCTATCTGATAGGTATGGATTTTGTTCATTTCTCACACCCATAAAACGTGATGTACGAATTATCTTCATGTAATTTCATGCAATGGATTTAAACATCAGCATATGTGACTCATATCCATAAATTTACTGATGTGGTCACTAATCATCCCTCTTAAGTAGATAAAGAATGATGTTTTCCAGTGTAAAACAGCTAGCATGGAGCTTGTAGAATTCCAATGCTAGCTACAGTGTTTTCGTTAAAAGATCTAATTAATTACTTCTAAAAGGAGATTGTTGTTTTTCTTCTAGAAAACATAATCACATATTAACTTTCAGTTTATACATTTCTTAGTCCTTCTGTTGACAATCCTTGTTATTCAGATATGTGTATGACATCATTTTTAAAAGCCATATTAATAATGAACCTGATCTTTTCTGAGTGCACTACTTTTCGCAACTATCTTTGTACATTCATAACAATTCAGCACGTTGCTGGGATCTAAGTAAGTAGGTAGTGAACATAGAACAGGTCAAACCAGAAGACGACCAAAATCAGCACTCAACATTGCAGGAAAGATGGAGTTTACCATGCAAAGTGAATACTTTTCCAAGACAACCGGCCGCACAACAAAAAGCATACagctataaaatatataaattgatGATTGTCTGACTGCTTAGCTGCAGTTTCAAATGGTGTCCATAAATTAAGAAAAGTTCTTGACAAGTTTATAAATAATGTGAAGGCCAATTAACTTAGATCAAGGTCCAAAATAAGGATTGAGGAAACACCTGTCCAAATTCTTCCTCCCTATATCTAAAGAGCAACAAATGTCGACACAATCTCGCCTATAGGATTAAGTCGGAAGGTTGCATAAAGTGTACCAACTTAAGCATAGCATGCAGTGCTTTACAAGGCATGGCAAGCTCAAGCAATAAGCATCCAATCAGCTATTGTAATATTGCAGCAGTGGAAGCAGAATTGGAATATCCCACTTTTATCCACATATGCAGATGTCACAATCAATTTAAAAGGTGACCAACGGACCCTAATTCAAATGGATAAGAGGTCAAGTAAGAACGTAGATGTCTCCCATCTGTATGTATCCTTCCCTTTTACGTCTCTTCTTCTGAAATATACAGTATCTACCAGCACTTTGGAGATACTTCAGCAAGCTACAATTGTGTAGCATATCAAAACATCCAAGCACCTCCTAGATGTATTATAGGAAAATAAACTGAAGAGTCTATTgggaatttttctttttttcttgccgCTCTTGATAAGCTGCTTTCTAAGGAGTCTTTCCTGAAGATGAAGGAGTGAATTAGATGAGAATGTCTACCAAATTACAAATTTTAAAGTTGCATCTTAGGATACATTCATTAACCCATGAGCAGGGTTGTAAATGTTGCTCGATAACCTGAAACAATGATTTGTTTGGAAGCCTTATATGGTTGCTGTtgggaggaagaggagagaataTCACAGAGACAAAGTAAATAGGgtagaagaaaaataataaaacacCAAGATTTTATGTGGAAAAATCTGAACCGAAAAAAAACTAAGACATGAAGGCAAACAAATCACTATTTCCAAAAGATCCAATACAAGGATGGTTACAAGTAGTATCCCTCAAAAATAAATGGAGGGCAAAAATCTATTACAcacaaaatagattttttttttcttcaagaaagaCTCTTTATGCCACTCAAAAGTCACACACAACAAAGCTCTCATGACCCCTTTTAAACAAGCCTCGAAACCCTAAGCAGACTAGGCCTAAACTACGTTACGATACTGAGTCAGCTAAGTCGACTAACCTGAAACTAAGTCGGTTCACAAAagcactgagtcgactcaaagagTATATCGTGTTAGAAGTCGAAAAATATTGCTCTCTGTAAAATTCTCTCTCAGATATAGTCACCCCATCCTGAAATTGGGCCGACCTATTTTGAACTTAGTCGACCCAGTAacagactgagtcgactaagatGCTGAGCCTACTGATCTAAAATATCTTTGCAAATCTTCTTCCTCTCTTGAGTTTCTTCATATGGTTTGGCATCAAACTCGTCATTTATTGGGCCATCTTTATTAAGGAGGGATAAAAACCAACAGTTGCATAAATTGAGAGGGGGAATGTAGCAGGATTAGGTATAGATGCAGGCAAGAAGTAGTTTTAGAGAAATGATGGGAACGAGAGTTCATGcacaaatttagataaaatcataaCTAAATCAAATTGAAAGTCAAATATGGCGTTTCACTAAtaattacatctaaaattttagattatgacGACTCAAACTGATCTGATGATTTTCTATTGTTAGCATTAATCGAAATGCACGCTTTGACTGGGACTTCAACTTTGGACTCAATCATATTACAGGACCCACATTAAGTAACTTGATTGTGTTGTATAATTGGCTTGATCGTATCAATAATGAGCTACAATTCATTTCTTATCCTCCAATATGATTCAAATGTAAGTTTTATCCTTTCTCGCAAACCAGTCAGATGACCCGAAATTCACCATCTAGTAGTTATAATGTTGATGCTGAATACATGCtgataacattttttttttttttcttttcagaaaaaagaaaggaaagaaagaacgaAACATGTCATGGGAGCTCAGTTAATCGTTTCACATACATGTCAGTCAGGCGTGGTTGGTGCAGAATTCAAGATTTCTTCAAGATACTTCTCCGCAGCTGCATCTTGTCTTTTCTTATCCACAACCGCTAATGCAGCAAGAGCTTTATCCTGAATAAATGAAGAATGCATTAAAGTCTATATGTATCACTTGCACACTATTAGAAATTTAAGGGGAAAAGACATTATATAGGTGGCAAGTGTTGATAGTTTCTCAAGGTATCTATAATGGGCTTTGTTTTCTTCTCGAAGTCTCTCCTATGCTCTGCCATTTCCATCAGCACACCATGACTGATGTCTGGAGCATAGCCCACATGATTTAATATTGCCCGTTCATGGCACCTTTCGAGTATGGATCAGTAAAAGACATTAAGTTTCATGTAAAGGAAAGAGTGTCAAGCCAGAAGTAGTTCAGTTTGCAAGTAAATGAGTTGGAAATAAATGGCAAATTGTCTGAGTCGTATTCGAAGTTCAGAAATACTATTCTGTCTTGAAGCATGTATAATGGCAGGTAGGTaggtttcaaatatttttttaacatgaAATAGCTTTGGTTGGTAGCAGGATGTGCAAGGTTCAGCTGAATTACCAGAGCTGTAGAACAGATCTGGaaaaagtagatttgatctaaggTTTAAGATTCAAGAAAGAAGGTCCATTCCTGCAACATTTAGGCAAGATCTGACTTCACGTAACAGAGATGGCAGCACAATTTATAGGCTTCTGCTCATCTTAGATTTGCTACTGATTACTGTACATATGTTGGAGCTGATCGAACCATCCATTGAGCCCAAGAAATGAAATAAATTTGTTAGTTTTCCACTCTCTTAAATTGATTAACAGTCGACAAATGCTAATCTTCTATGCAGCTAATCAGGCTTTAGCCAGTGATAAACAAATGCCCGATGTTCTATGATGTCAGATGTTCTATGTGCCATGACCATTCCAGGTTTGTCCAAGCAGCTGTAATGCATACCTTAATTGTACAAGAAAGAGAATTAGTAATTGAAAAATtgtaattacaaaaagaaaaggcCCAAAGACAGAACAAGCAAAACCTACGTGAAAAGAAGCATGATTGATCTGAACATTTAACGCTCAATTATATGTGTGAGTGCGTCTGTTCTATATGCAAATAAAGGGAAAGCACTCAGCCAATGTGGGTCATCCCAAACAGTTTAACCCAGGAAACTTGGCATCCCAGAGAATTAGTGAACTTGTTTAAACTATCCCGGGAGTTTCAGTTCAAAAGGGACACAATAAGCCATGCGATCAGGCAGGGCAAGAAATGGGCCAAACTGGGCTGGGCCACACTCCTACCTAAGTCCGCTTCAATTATTTTTTCGGGCATTGGGCCAGGCTTAGATTTTAAacgtttaaaatttcaaattgagATATGGGCTGTATCCAAGCCTGAGCCCAGCCCGAATTACTTTATGGAAGATCAAGGAATGCATCTCTAAAGAAAAAAATGCAGGAATTTTCTAGACAACCATGGAATCACGGTTCGTGATGATAAAACCACATAGCATACTATGGTGCAAACAATCAAGaaccctttttgatttttttttttaatatttaaactagAGTTTTATGAGATTTGAATGAAAGGATGAAAGAAAATTATAACACAATAATGATGCCGGAGGATTATGGGTTCCTGGAGAGTGAGGATGGAAAGAAATGTAggtgggcttttttttttttttttttttttgtggggtggggggtgggggggagTTTTAACCTTCAAAACATCAAGAATATAGATGGACATGATCAATCAGGAGAAGAGATCGAAGAGCAGTAAAAAatcgaaagaaagaaaaaggagggagaGATGATGCCGAACTTGGTGCTCGAGAACTCATTTAGCTTTCTTCCAAGAGAGAAGATGATGTTGGCAACCTTAACATCGCAAAAGACCAAGAGCTTGAATACCTTCTCCAGAAGTCTACTTCTCTGCTTCAAAAACATCACCTATGTGCTCGTCGTGTTCTCTATCAACTTCATCTCCATCTTCTTCATCGCCATCTTCCCCTCCTCTTCACTTGGAGTCAGGATTCACAAAAATACCATCGTCAGCGATGGAGGAAGATCGAAAGATAGAAAGAGGAATTTTATTTGCCCTAATATTCGGACGGATCGAACTAAGGCTCTTCGAGACAAAATGACAATGGGTGACAAAATAAAACTTTGAGCCTTAAAGTTAAAAACAATTAGTGGATTGGCTAATTGATTAGAATAGGACTAACTTATGAATCATGACTCATACTAAATAGCTAAATCCATTGGACTAGGGATCAAGCTCGGATCGAATATTCAGATTATTGATCGAATTTGAATTCGGACTAGGACTGGAcccaaatcgaatcaaaaatatATTCGAGCCCAATTTGAAAGATAAACGGATTCTATAATTAGATCCAAATCCGATCTATACTATTTTGAATCTAGTTCAAAATTTGATCCAAAGACGGATCGATCTGCTTTCAACCCTACAATGATGCGGCAGATCTAGAGGATGATGGTCGATGCATGCTCACGTCCGTGATGTTTGATTGGTTGACATGAGTTCCGGTTGTATCTCGCACGTGAGGGAATGATTAACCTTCTCTCGCGACGACAACTGTTGGATCGTGCGTTGGCCGCTTCGAGATTTATGCAGACGGCGGAAGGAAGAAATTCGAGTGCTTTGCGTTCCATGCAGCGCGCGATCCATCGGCGCAGCAGGTACAACCTTTCTTTTGCAAGAGAAACAGAAAGAAAGGTAAAAGTCTAAAAAGGAAGCCGGAGCTGCTTCTCCCCGGGCACCCTTACCTGGCACATGGCTTTCCTTCGTCCATGCTGTGAAAGGAACGGTGCTCGTATTTTCGAGTTTCGACATATTGACATCACTCTAAATAAATTCTTATGCTTGTACGAATTCTGGCGCGACCAACTGCCCGGATCCGGTCGTGGTCCCCGGATCCTTCGTGGCTTTCAGCGCACCGCACCCACCGATGCAAATACGAGAAGTTATTGCACGTATGCACGGTGGATAGCACGCAATTGGAAAtgggtgaaatacaaggggtagcctggcgtgttatccaccgtgggatttgatgCGGTCTAGTTGCGCCGGGTGCATGCAATATGGAGGCTGCAGGTACAGAGCGAATCGTGTCCAAGAGACAGAGAAGGCCGCGAGATACCATACCTTTTATAAGATAAGATGCCACCGAGaggttaaaaatattaaatatatgacaTGCAGTACTATTATGACCCGGGAAAGGAGCCTCGACGACGGACTCACGGAGGAAACGGATGCGGGTCCCGCAAGTGGAGTCCAGATGGGCAACCTCACACTGGGACCGGAATTCGCTACGGCTCGGGCCTTCTTACGTTTCTTACAAAACCCGCTAGATCCTTCGCTGGCCACGTGCGCCTGCGTGCCTTCGCCGTCCTATCGCACAACAGCAGATGACGTGTCACGCATTAACGCCAACTGTCTTTTCTGGGCCCCATTTTTCTTTTCCAATTGGGGCCATCCACGTTACCTGACCGCACGAATGATGAATAGGAGGAAACGGGGAAGCGCCCCGCGAAGATTCCGAAGGGCCTTCCGCTTCATCAATTTAGTCTGCCCATGCAATCATAAAATTATCGACTACCActatcatctaatcaaaatcaatcttCAATATATCAtctaaaaaatacaaataaaaaataCATATTGTCACAGTATATCTCCGACCAGTTAGTCGATCGAAAGCAAAATTATTATGCCTAAACAATGAATAACAATaaacttacaaaaaaaaaaattctcttatcAAAAATTGTACGATAagaaatttttcaatatttaaattagtcgaaaaaaaaaaaataaaaaactaaaaatgagagtaaaattttataataaaaaaaaattatcaaacctcCATTGTTTATCGATATTTATAGATAGATGATATCGTTATTGTATAACTTTCATTTCTGAATATTCGGGATGTGAGAATT
The DNA window shown above is from Elaeis guineensis isolate ETL-2024a chromosome 8, EG11, whole genome shotgun sequence and carries:
- the LOC109506178 gene encoding AUGMIN subunit 1, which gives rise to MEMAEHRRDFEKKTKPIIDTLRNYQHLPPDKALAALAVVDKKRQDAAAEKYLEEILNSAPTTPD